In Mycolicibacterium mucogenicum DSM 44124, the following are encoded in one genomic region:
- the cei gene encoding envelope integrity protein Cei: MVAQITEGTAFDKHGRPFRRRNYVPAAVLFAVLAVATLIAWLVVANQPAEIHQAITCNPPPAPTDPNQPKLGDEVSQSSMVNVVPAKLADTKIKVLNASGQGGQASEVAGELRDLGFGQPAASNDPVYASTRMECQGQIRFGPAGKSAAAALWLVAPCTQLFQDQRPDDSVDLAIGTEFNELAHSDDIEAMLASLKPDATQPADTSLLPKIHSATC, encoded by the coding sequence GTGGTCGCACAAATCACCGAGGGCACAGCCTTCGACAAACACGGTCGGCCGTTCCGCCGCCGCAACTACGTGCCCGCCGCGGTCCTGTTCGCGGTGCTGGCCGTGGCGACGCTGATCGCCTGGCTCGTCGTCGCGAACCAGCCCGCCGAAATCCACCAGGCGATCACCTGCAATCCCCCGCCCGCGCCGACCGATCCGAATCAGCCGAAGCTCGGCGACGAGGTGTCGCAGTCCTCGATGGTCAACGTCGTGCCGGCCAAACTCGCCGACACCAAGATCAAGGTGCTCAACGCCAGCGGCCAGGGCGGCCAGGCCAGCGAGGTCGCCGGTGAGCTGCGCGACCTCGGCTTCGGCCAGCCGGCGGCGAGCAATGACCCGGTGTACGCCAGCACCCGCATGGAATGCCAGGGCCAGATCCGGTTCGGCCCGGCCGGCAAGTCCGCGGCCGCCGCGCTGTGGCTCGTCGCGCCGTGCACCCAGCTGTTCCAGGACCAGCGCCCCGACGACTCCGTCGACCTCGCGATCGGCACCGAGTTCAACGAGCTCGCCCACAGCGACGACATCGAGGCCATGCTGGCCAGCCTGAAGCCCGACGCGACCCAGCCGGCCGACACCTCGCTGCTGCCGAAGATCCACAGCGCGACCTGCTAG
- a CDS encoding DUF4193 domain-containing protein, which yields MATDYDAPRRSETDEVSEDSLEELKARRNEAQSAVVDVDETDSAENFELPGADLSGEELSVRVVPKQADEFTCSSCFLVQHRSRLASEKNGVMICTDCAA from the coding sequence ATGGCTACCGATTACGACGCCCCGCGGCGTTCTGAGACTGACGAGGTTTCCGAGGACTCTCTGGAGGAGCTGAAAGCACGGCGCAACGAGGCACAGTCCGCCGTCGTCGACGTCGACGAGACCGACTCGGCCGAGAACTTCGAGTTGCCGGGCGCTGACCTGTCGGGCGAGGAACTCTCGGTCCGCGTGGTGCCCAAGCAGGCCGATGAGTTCACCTGCTCGAGCTGTTTCCTGGTGCAACACCGCAGCCGTCTCGCCAGCGAGAAGAACGGCGTGATGATCTGCACCGACTGCGCCGCCTAG
- a CDS encoding DUF3093 domain-containing protein: MSDTRAATQTVRYRERLTVPLWWWLPGFGLAALIALEVVQGVSGVPAWAPFAVLLPVAAATLVWMGRIELRVVSTGTGPDAETELWVGPAHIPTSVISRSAEVPRSAKSAALGRQLDPAAYVVHRAWVGPLILVVLDDPDDPTPYWLVSTRHPDRVLAALQGR, from the coding sequence GTGTCAGACACGCGAGCAGCCACCCAAACCGTCCGCTATCGCGAGCGGTTGACGGTGCCTTTGTGGTGGTGGTTACCGGGTTTCGGGCTGGCGGCCCTGATCGCGCTGGAAGTGGTGCAAGGCGTGTCGGGCGTGCCGGCCTGGGCGCCGTTCGCCGTCCTGCTGCCGGTCGCCGCGGCGACGCTGGTGTGGATGGGGCGCATCGAGCTGCGCGTGGTGAGCACCGGAACCGGGCCGGACGCCGAGACCGAGCTGTGGGTGGGACCGGCACACATCCCGACGAGCGTCATCTCCCGGTCGGCCGAGGTGCCGCGCTCGGCGAAGTCGGCGGCGCTGGGACGCCAGCTGGACCCGGCCGCGTACGTCGTGCACCGGGCCTGGGTGGGTCCGTTGATCCTCGTGGTCCTCGACGACCCGGATGACCCCACGCCGTACTGGCTGGTGAGCACCCGTCATCCCGATCGGGTCCTGGCGGCATTGCAGGGCCGCTAG
- the dut gene encoding dUTP diphosphatase, whose amino-acid sequence MSTSLAVVRLDRDLPMPARAHDGDAGVDLFSAIDLELAPGQRELVPTGIAVAVPHGMVGLVHPRSGLAIRVGLSIVNAPGTVDAGYRGEIKVALINLDPSEPIIVKRGDRIAQLLVQRVELPELVEVTSFDEAGLADTSRGAGGHGSSGGHASL is encoded by the coding sequence GTGTCCACCTCTCTGGCGGTAGTTCGGTTGGACCGGGATCTGCCGATGCCGGCCCGTGCACACGACGGCGATGCCGGCGTCGATCTGTTCAGCGCGATCGACCTCGAACTGGCCCCCGGTCAGCGCGAGCTGGTGCCGACGGGGATCGCCGTCGCGGTTCCGCACGGCATGGTCGGTTTGGTGCATCCGCGGTCGGGATTGGCCATCCGCGTTGGTCTTTCGATCGTGAACGCGCCCGGGACCGTCGACGCCGGGTACCGCGGCGAGATCAAGGTGGCCCTCATCAACCTCGACCCCAGCGAGCCCATCATCGTGAAACGCGGTGACCGGATCGCTCAGCTGCTGGTGCAGCGGGTCGAGCTGCCCGAGCTGGTCGAGGTCACGTCGTTCGACGAGGCCGGGCTGGCTGACACCTCACGTGGCGCGGGCGGCCACGGTTCCTCCGGCGGACATGCGAGTTTGTGA
- a CDS encoding DUF3710 domain-containing protein, with product MAFEFNPEEDGPFDIEDFDDPADAEAARLDLGGVLVPVPDGSQLNVEVNEQGVPNAVWIMTPNGRFSVAAYAAPKTGGLWREIAAELAESLRGDNAEARIEDGPWGREVVGLPVPQPGQPQVVMRFIGTDGYRWMVRCVVVGTEETIDAIADEARTSLADTVVRRGDTPLPVRSPLPVQLSEPLLEQLRAAAQQMAQQQMEQAQQALEQLQQQFGQQPEGEPDARRSEQGSAMQQLRTQQMGTITGG from the coding sequence ATGGCATTCGAGTTCAACCCCGAAGAAGACGGCCCGTTCGACATCGAGGACTTCGACGACCCGGCCGACGCCGAGGCGGCCCGCCTGGACCTGGGCGGGGTGCTCGTCCCGGTGCCCGACGGTTCGCAGCTCAACGTCGAGGTCAATGAACAGGGTGTGCCGAACGCCGTCTGGATCATGACGCCCAACGGCCGGTTCTCCGTGGCCGCGTATGCCGCGCCCAAGACCGGCGGACTGTGGCGTGAGATCGCCGCCGAGTTGGCCGAATCCCTTCGGGGCGACAACGCCGAGGCGCGCATCGAGGACGGGCCGTGGGGCCGCGAGGTCGTGGGCCTGCCGGTGCCGCAGCCGGGCCAGCCGCAGGTCGTGATGCGTTTCATCGGGACCGACGGCTACCGGTGGATGGTGCGCTGTGTCGTCGTGGGCACCGAGGAGACCATCGACGCCATCGCCGACGAGGCGCGAACCTCGTTGGCGGACACCGTGGTTCGTCGTGGTGACACGCCGCTGCCGGTCCGCAGCCCGCTGCCGGTGCAGCTGTCCGAGCCGCTGCTGGAGCAGCTGCGCGCGGCCGCCCAGCAGATGGCGCAGCAGCAGATGGAGCAGGCTCAGCAGGCGCTCGAACAGCTGCAGCAGCAGTTCGGGCAGCAGCCCGAAGGGGAGCCGGACGCCCGTCGCAGCGAGCAGGGCTCGGCCATGCAGCAGCTGCGCACCCAGCAGATGGGCACCATCACCGGAGGCTGA
- a CDS encoding alpha/beta fold hydrolase, with the protein MTANLQGMTAVLLPGTGSDDDYIRRAFGGALLEAGAVVIAPRPLPGDLIAGYLEALDAAAQHGPIIVGGVSLGAAVATNWALEHPDQCIAVLAALPAWTGESDGAPAAQAARYSAQQLREIGLDAAVAGMRAGSPAWLADELTRSWTAQWPGLPDAMEEAAGYGGPTREQLADLQVPMGVAGAVDDAVHPVAVAAEWAVAAPRAALRTVTLDAMGEEPTVLGDACVAALREAVSLR; encoded by the coding sequence ATGACGGCCAACTTGCAAGGGATGACCGCGGTACTGCTGCCCGGCACGGGATCGGACGACGACTACATCCGCCGGGCGTTCGGCGGCGCACTCCTGGAAGCGGGCGCCGTGGTGATTGCCCCGCGGCCGTTGCCGGGCGACCTGATCGCCGGGTATCTCGAAGCGCTCGACGCCGCCGCACAGCACGGCCCCATCATCGTCGGCGGCGTGTCCCTGGGCGCCGCCGTCGCCACGAACTGGGCGCTCGAGCACCCCGACCAGTGCATCGCCGTCCTGGCCGCACTGCCCGCCTGGACCGGCGAGTCCGACGGCGCACCCGCCGCCCAGGCCGCCCGCTACTCGGCACAGCAGCTGCGCGAGATCGGGCTCGACGCGGCCGTCGCCGGCATGCGCGCGGGCAGCCCCGCCTGGCTCGCCGACGAACTGACGCGGTCGTGGACGGCACAGTGGCCGGGCCTGCCGGATGCGATGGAAGAAGCAGCGGGTTATGGCGGGCCGACGCGCGAACAGCTCGCCGATCTGCAGGTGCCGATGGGTGTCGCCGGGGCGGTCGACGACGCCGTACACCCCGTCGCGGTCGCCGCGGAATGGGCCGTGGCAGCCCCCAGGGCCGCGCTGCGGACCGTCACCCTCGATGCGATGGGCGAAGAGCCGACAGTGCTCGGCGACGCCTGTGTGGCCGCATTGCGGGAGGCCGTCAGCCTCCGGTGA
- a CDS encoding OB-fold nucleic acid binding domain-containing protein, protein MATAEGYLRRLTRRLTEDLEQSDVQELNDEALNTGAMRAVDCTRGQEVTMVGTLRCVETNGKGCSGGVRAELFDGTDTVTLVWLGQRRIPGIESGRTLRVHGRLGNLDSGAKAIYNPHYEIQK, encoded by the coding sequence ATGGCTACGGCGGAAGGCTATTTGCGCCGACTCACCCGGCGGCTTACCGAGGACCTCGAACAGAGCGATGTCCAGGAGCTGAACGACGAGGCCCTGAACACCGGCGCCATGCGAGCGGTGGACTGCACGCGCGGACAGGAAGTGACGATGGTCGGCACGCTGCGGTGTGTCGAGACCAACGGCAAGGGCTGTTCGGGTGGCGTGCGAGCCGAGCTGTTCGACGGCACCGACACGGTCACGCTGGTCTGGTTGGGTCAGCGGCGCATCCCAGGCATCGAATCCGGACGCACCCTGCGGGTGCACGGACGACTCGGAAACTTGGACAGCGGGGCCAAAGCGATCTACAACCCGCACTACGAGATTCAGAAGTGA
- a CDS encoding DUF3159 domain-containing protein — protein MEAQQDDGDAKLTAHVLLEQMGGISGLIYSSLPVLVFVPVSSFFGLTAAIYAALGVAALVLVWRLVRRESVQPAVSGFIGVGISALIAYMIGASKGYFLLGIWSSLIYAAVFAISILIRRPLVGYGWSWVTGHDRSWRDVRRAVLAFDIATAVWVVVFGARFLVQNHLYGLDQTGLLGVARIAMGWPLTAVAALASYLAIRTAQKALRDAEHHVTED, from the coding sequence ATCGAGGCCCAGCAGGATGACGGCGACGCCAAACTGACGGCGCACGTTCTGCTGGAGCAGATGGGCGGCATCAGCGGCCTGATCTATTCGTCCCTGCCGGTCCTCGTCTTCGTCCCCGTCTCCAGCTTTTTCGGTCTGACGGCCGCGATCTACGCGGCGCTCGGCGTCGCCGCCCTGGTGCTCGTCTGGCGGCTGGTTCGGCGCGAATCGGTGCAGCCGGCGGTGTCGGGATTCATCGGCGTCGGGATCAGCGCGCTGATCGCCTACATGATCGGCGCCTCGAAAGGCTATTTCCTGCTTGGCATCTGGTCATCGCTGATTTATGCCGCGGTGTTCGCGATCTCGATCCTGATCCGGCGCCCCCTGGTCGGCTACGGCTGGAGCTGGGTCACCGGACACGACCGCAGCTGGCGCGACGTCCGGCGGGCGGTGCTCGCGTTCGACATCGCGACCGCGGTGTGGGTTGTGGTGTTCGGGGCGCGGTTCCTGGTCCAGAACCACCTGTACGGATTGGACCAGACGGGTCTGCTCGGGGTGGCCCGGATCGCCATGGGCTGGCCGCTCACCGCGGTCGCCGCGCTGGCGTCCTACCTGGCCATCCGGACGGCCCAGAAGGCCCTCCGCGACGCCGAACATCACGTCACCGAGGATTAG
- a CDS encoding potassium channel family protein — MKVAIAGAGAVGRSIARELVDHHEVTLLERNPDHIDVDAVPAAQWRLGDACEISLLESVKLHEFDVVIAATGDDKANVVVSLLAKTEFAVPRVVARVNDPRNEWLFDDSWGVDVAVSTPRMLASLVEEAVSVGDLVRLMSFRKGQANLVEITLPDDTPWGGKAVKRLQLPRDATLVTILRGPRVIVPESDEPLEGGDELLFVAVAEVEQELRNQVLNPG, encoded by the coding sequence ATGAAGGTCGCAATCGCGGGCGCCGGCGCCGTCGGCCGCTCCATCGCGCGGGAACTGGTCGATCACCACGAGGTGACGCTGCTGGAACGCAATCCGGACCACATCGACGTCGACGCCGTCCCCGCGGCGCAGTGGCGTCTCGGCGATGCCTGCGAGATCTCGCTGCTCGAGTCCGTCAAGCTTCATGAGTTCGACGTCGTCATCGCTGCCACCGGCGACGACAAGGCCAACGTGGTGGTGAGCCTGCTCGCCAAGACCGAGTTCGCGGTCCCCCGCGTCGTGGCCCGCGTCAACGACCCGCGCAACGAGTGGCTGTTCGACGACAGCTGGGGCGTCGACGTCGCGGTGTCGACGCCCCGCATGCTGGCGTCACTGGTCGAAGAAGCCGTGTCGGTGGGCGACCTGGTCCGGCTGATGAGCTTCCGCAAAGGCCAGGCCAACCTGGTCGAGATCACGCTGCCCGACGACACCCCGTGGGGCGGCAAGGCGGTCAAGCGTCTGCAACTGCCGCGCGATGCCACGTTGGTGACCATCCTGCGCGGCCCGCGCGTCATCGTGCCCGAATCGGACGAGCCGCTCGAGGGCGGCGACGAACTGCTGTTCGTCGCGGTGGCCGAGGTCGAGCAGGAGCTGCGCAACCAGGTGCTGAACCCGGGCTAA
- a CDS encoding potassium channel family protein translates to MRVVVMGCGRVGASLADGLARIGHEVAVIDRDKTAFHRLSPEFPGERVLGMGFDRDVLERAGIEEAGAFAAVSSGDNSNIISARVARETFGVQRVVARIYDAKRAAVYERLGIPTIATVPWTTDRLLNLLTRETETTKWRDPSGNVGVTELSLHEDWVGYRVTALEGATGGRVAFLIRFGSGVLPDAKTVIQAGDQVYMATVSGRVAEAIAIASLPPGDDVESH, encoded by the coding sequence GTGCGAGTAGTCGTGATGGGCTGCGGCCGGGTTGGCGCATCGCTGGCAGACGGATTGGCCCGCATCGGTCATGAGGTCGCCGTGATCGACCGGGACAAGACGGCGTTCCATCGCCTGTCGCCCGAATTTCCCGGAGAACGCGTGCTGGGCATGGGTTTTGACCGCGACGTGCTGGAGCGGGCCGGTATCGAAGAGGCCGGCGCGTTCGCCGCCGTGTCCTCCGGTGACAACTCCAACATCATCTCGGCGCGAGTCGCGCGAGAGACATTCGGCGTGCAGCGCGTCGTCGCGCGTATCTACGACGCCAAGCGCGCCGCGGTGTACGAGCGGTTGGGCATCCCGACCATCGCGACGGTGCCGTGGACCACCGACCGGTTGCTGAATCTGCTGACGCGCGAGACCGAGACCACCAAGTGGCGCGATCCGTCGGGCAACGTCGGCGTCACCGAACTGTCCCTGCACGAGGACTGGGTCGGCTACCGCGTCACCGCACTGGAAGGGGCGACCGGCGGCCGCGTCGCGTTCCTCATCCGGTTCGGCAGCGGCGTGCTGCCGGACGCCAAGACCGTCATCCAGGCCGGCGATCAGGTGTACATGGCCACGGTGTCGGGCCGTGTCGCCGAAGCCATCGCCATCGCATCGCTGCCGCCCGGCGACGACGTCGAAAGCCACTAG
- a CDS encoding APC family permease: MSKLSTATRRLVIGRPFRSDKLAHTLLPKRIALPVFASDALSSVAYAPEEIFLVLSVAGLSAYSMAPWIGLAVAGVMLIVIASYRQNVHAYPSGGGDYEVVTTNLGHTAGLTVASALLVDYVLTVAVSTASAMSNIGSAVPFIAQNKVLFSVLAILILASLNLRGIRESGTAFAIPTYAFMIGMYLMLAWGFIQIFVLGHPLRAESAGFSIKSEHGDVLGFAMVFLVARAFSSGCAALTGVEAISNGVPAFQKPKSRNAATTLLLLGAIAVSLFMGIIVLAKQIGLKMADSVDQLEGAPVGYHQKTVVTQLAEAVFQGFPVGLYLIAGVTGLILVLAANTAFNGFPVLGSILAQDRYLPRQLHTRGDRLAFSNGILFLAFAAIAFVVAFNAEVTALIQLYIVGVFVSFTLSQIGMVRHWNRLLRTETEAAERRRMQRARIVNTIGFICTGAVLLVVIVTKFLAGAWIAILAMSLLFVLMKAIHKHYDTVAQELRSQSGPDEDVVLPSRNHAVVLVSNLHLPTLRALAYARATRPDVLEAITVSVDDAETRELVHKWEDSDVSVPLKVIASPYREITRPILDYVKRITAESKRTVVTVFIPEYVVGHWWEHILHNQSALRLKGRLLFIPNVMVTSVPWQLNSSERVKVTMTPGSAPGDTRRGIIE; encoded by the coding sequence GTGTCCAAGCTTTCGACCGCTACGCGACGGTTGGTGATCGGCCGACCCTTCCGCAGCGACAAGCTCGCCCACACGTTGCTGCCCAAACGTATCGCCTTACCGGTCTTCGCGTCGGATGCGCTGTCGTCGGTCGCCTACGCGCCGGAGGAAATCTTCCTGGTGCTGTCGGTCGCCGGTCTGTCGGCCTATTCGATGGCGCCGTGGATCGGTCTCGCGGTGGCCGGGGTCATGTTGATCGTGATCGCCAGTTATCGGCAGAACGTGCACGCCTATCCGTCCGGCGGCGGTGACTACGAGGTGGTCACCACGAACCTCGGGCATACCGCCGGGTTGACGGTGGCGAGCGCGCTACTGGTCGACTACGTGCTGACGGTCGCGGTGTCGACGGCGTCGGCGATGTCCAACATCGGATCGGCCGTGCCGTTCATCGCCCAGAACAAGGTGTTGTTCTCGGTGCTGGCGATCCTGATCCTGGCGTCGCTGAACCTGCGCGGCATCCGGGAGTCCGGCACGGCGTTCGCGATTCCCACCTACGCCTTCATGATCGGCATGTACCTCATGCTGGCGTGGGGTTTCATCCAGATCTTCGTGCTGGGCCACCCGTTGCGGGCCGAGTCTGCCGGTTTCAGCATCAAATCCGAGCACGGCGACGTACTGGGCTTCGCCATGGTGTTCCTGGTCGCCCGCGCGTTCTCGTCCGGCTGTGCCGCCCTGACGGGTGTGGAAGCGATCAGCAATGGTGTGCCCGCCTTCCAGAAGCCCAAGTCGCGCAACGCCGCAACGACGCTGCTGCTGCTCGGCGCCATCGCGGTGTCGTTGTTCATGGGCATCATCGTGCTGGCGAAGCAGATCGGCCTGAAGATGGCCGACAGCGTCGACCAGCTGGAGGGCGCGCCCGTCGGCTATCACCAGAAGACGGTGGTCACGCAGCTGGCGGAGGCGGTCTTCCAGGGCTTCCCGGTGGGCCTGTACCTGATCGCCGGCGTGACGGGTCTGATCCTGGTCCTGGCCGCCAACACCGCGTTCAACGGCTTCCCGGTGCTGGGCTCGATCCTGGCCCAGGACCGCTACCTGCCGCGACAGCTGCACACCCGCGGTGACCGGCTGGCGTTCTCCAACGGCATCCTGTTCCTCGCGTTCGCCGCCATCGCCTTCGTGGTGGCGTTCAACGCCGAGGTCACGGCGCTGATCCAGCTGTACATCGTCGGCGTGTTCGTGTCGTTCACGCTGAGCCAGATCGGCATGGTGCGGCACTGGAACCGCTTGCTGCGCACCGAGACCGAAGCGGCCGAGCGACGCCGTATGCAGCGCGCGCGGATCGTCAACACCATCGGTTTCATCTGCACGGGCGCCGTGCTGCTGGTGGTCATCGTGACGAAGTTCCTGGCCGGCGCCTGGATCGCGATCCTGGCGATGAGCCTGCTGTTCGTCCTGATGAAGGCGATCCACAAGCACTACGACACCGTGGCCCAGGAACTGCGCTCCCAGTCCGGGCCGGACGAGGACGTCGTCCTGCCCAGCCGCAACCACGCCGTGGTGCTGGTGTCCAACTTGCACCTGCCGACGCTGCGTGCGCTGGCCTACGCCAGGGCTACCCGCCCGGATGTGCTGGAGGCCATCACCGTCAGCGTCGACGACGCCGAGACGCGCGAGCTGGTGCACAAGTGGGAAGACAGTGACGTGTCGGTGCCACTGAAGGTCATCGCCTCGCCGTATCGCGAGATCACCAGGCCCATCCTCGATTACGTCAAGCGCATCACCGCCGAGTCGAAGCGCACCGTCGTGACGGTGTTCATCCCGGAGTACGTGGTGGGCCACTGGTGGGAGCACATCCTGCACAACCAGAGCGCGCTGCGCCTCAAGGGCCGGCTGCTGTTCATCCCGAACGTGATGGTGACTTCCGTTCCGTGGCAGCTGAATTCGTCGGAGCGCGTGAAGGTGACCATGACTCCGGGTTCGGCGCCGGGCGACACGAGACGGGGCATCATCGAATGA
- a CDS encoding class I SAM-dependent RNA methyltransferase codes for MTEVTVTVGPPANGGSCVARHDGRVIFVRHALPGEVVRAEVTSERGSYWHADAVEVLEPSPDRVDSLCAIAGAQGSGCCDLAFVDPAAARRLKGEVVANQLARLGGYEAGDLEAAEVGTVGATGWRTRVRLEVGADGRAGFHRYHSDELVTDLSCAQVPAGLLDDLPLQPPGAHLHVVLDDAGQRHVVRSGPRAGKKSKAGMTEVISGQYEAVQRVGDREWLVPVTAFWQSHRDAATTYSALVAEWAELSEGQTAWDLYGGAGVFAAALAGSVGESGRVVTVDTSRGSARAARSALGDLGCVEVVTDSVRRALGTQRIAADVAVLDPPRTGAGHEVIDQLAAAGVPRVIHIGCEAASFARDIGLYRGHGYEVANLRVFDSFPLTHHVECVALLTR; via the coding sequence ATGACTGAGGTAACAGTGACCGTTGGCCCGCCGGCCAACGGCGGCAGCTGCGTCGCGCGCCACGACGGGCGCGTGATCTTCGTCCGCCACGCTCTGCCGGGTGAGGTGGTGCGCGCCGAGGTGACATCCGAGCGCGGGTCGTACTGGCACGCCGACGCTGTCGAGGTGCTCGAGCCGTCGCCCGACCGCGTGGATTCGCTGTGCGCGATCGCCGGTGCGCAGGGATCCGGTTGCTGCGACCTGGCTTTCGTCGATCCGGCGGCGGCGCGGCGGCTCAAGGGTGAGGTGGTGGCCAACCAGCTGGCCCGCCTCGGCGGTTACGAGGCCGGTGACCTCGAGGCCGCGGAGGTCGGCACCGTCGGCGCTACCGGGTGGCGTACCCGGGTGCGGCTCGAGGTCGGGGCCGACGGCCGGGCCGGGTTCCACCGGTATCACAGCGACGAGTTGGTGACCGACCTGTCGTGCGCCCAGGTGCCGGCCGGGTTGTTGGACGATCTGCCGCTGCAACCGCCCGGCGCGCACCTGCACGTCGTACTCGACGACGCCGGGCAACGGCACGTCGTGCGGTCCGGTCCGCGTGCCGGCAAGAAGAGCAAGGCCGGCATGACCGAGGTGATCTCGGGCCAGTACGAGGCAGTGCAGCGCGTCGGCGATCGGGAATGGCTCGTTCCGGTGACGGCGTTCTGGCAGTCCCACCGCGACGCCGCCACCACCTACAGCGCGCTGGTCGCCGAGTGGGCCGAGCTGTCCGAAGGCCAGACGGCGTGGGACTTGTACGGCGGCGCAGGCGTTTTCGCCGCGGCGCTGGCCGGTTCGGTGGGGGAGTCGGGTCGCGTGGTGACGGTGGACACGTCGCGCGGATCGGCGCGCGCGGCCCGGTCCGCGCTGGGCGACCTGGGGTGCGTCGAGGTGGTGACCGATTCGGTGCGCCGGGCGCTGGGTACCCAGCGGATCGCGGCCGACGTCGCGGTACTGGACCCGCCCCGCACCGGCGCGGGGCACGAGGTCATCGACCAGCTGGCCGCGGCCGGGGTGCCGCGGGTGATCCACATCGGTTGTGAGGCAGCCTCTTTCGCCCGCGACATCGGGCTCTACCGCGGACACGGGTATGAGGTGGCGAACCTTCGTGTCTTCGACTCGTTCCCGCTGACGCACCACGTCGAGTGCGTGGCGCTGCTGACCCGGTAA
- the nhaA gene encoding Na+/H+ antiporter NhaA — MTNRNTRRRLLTRGSWPEAQRFTEILRKETVGGILLLLAAGAALVWANSPAAHSYHALSEFAIGPQSWHLHLSLSAWAADGLLAIFFFVVGVELKREFVAGDLRDPARAALPIAAAVGGMLAPAAIFVGMNLALGHPENLDGWAVPIATDIAFALAVLAVISTHLPTALRTFLLTLAVVDDLLAIIVIACFYTDHLNPTALALAVVPGGLFVAAVQRGIRHWWLLLPLAVATWALVHASGIHATVAGVLLGFGVPVLGKHASAEAFEHALRPLSAGVAVPVFAFFAAGVSVGGWPGLVDAITHPVTGGVLLGLVFGKAIGVFSTTFLLARFTGAELDEGLGWLDVAGVAMLAGIGFTVSLLIGELAFGTGTATGADAKIGVLTGSVIAGMLAAVVLLSRNAAYRRIHERETADDDGDGVPDIYQP; from the coding sequence ATGACCAACCGCAACACGCGCCGGCGGCTGCTGACCCGGGGCAGTTGGCCCGAAGCCCAGCGGTTCACCGAGATTCTCCGCAAGGAGACCGTCGGCGGCATCCTGCTGTTGCTGGCGGCCGGCGCCGCCCTCGTGTGGGCGAATTCGCCTGCCGCGCACAGTTATCACGCGCTGTCTGAGTTCGCGATCGGGCCGCAGTCGTGGCATCTGCACCTGAGCCTGTCGGCCTGGGCGGCCGACGGGCTCCTGGCGATCTTCTTCTTCGTCGTCGGCGTCGAGCTCAAACGCGAGTTCGTCGCCGGCGACCTGCGCGACCCGGCGCGCGCCGCGCTGCCGATCGCCGCCGCAGTCGGCGGCATGCTGGCGCCCGCCGCCATCTTCGTGGGCATGAATCTCGCGCTCGGGCATCCCGAGAATCTCGACGGCTGGGCGGTGCCGATCGCGACGGACATCGCCTTCGCGCTCGCCGTTCTGGCCGTCATCTCCACGCATCTGCCCACCGCGCTGCGCACGTTCCTGCTGACGCTCGCGGTGGTCGACGACCTGCTGGCCATCATCGTCATCGCGTGCTTCTACACCGATCACCTCAATCCGACGGCGCTGGCGCTCGCCGTCGTCCCCGGTGGGTTGTTCGTGGCGGCCGTGCAGCGCGGCATCCGGCACTGGTGGCTGCTGCTGCCGTTGGCGGTGGCGACCTGGGCCTTGGTGCATGCGAGCGGTATCCACGCCACCGTGGCCGGGGTCCTGCTCGGATTCGGCGTGCCGGTCCTGGGCAAGCACGCCTCGGCCGAGGCGTTCGAGCACGCGCTGCGACCGCTGTCCGCCGGGGTGGCGGTGCCGGTGTTCGCGTTCTTCGCCGCGGGTGTCAGCGTCGGCGGCTGGCCCGGTCTGGTGGACGCCATCACCCATCCGGTGACCGGCGGCGTCCTTCTGGGGCTGGTGTTCGGCAAAGCCATCGGTGTGTTCAGCACCACATTCCTGCTGGCGCGATTCACCGGCGCCGAGCTCGACGAGGGCCTGGGCTGGCTCGACGTCGCCGGGGTGGCGATGCTGGCCGGAATCGGCTTCACGGTCTCGCTGCTGATCGGTGAGCTGGCGTTCGGTACCGGCACGGCCACCGGCGCCGATGCCAAGATCGGCGTGCTCACCGGTTCGGTGATCGCCGGGATGCTGGCCGCGGTGGTGCTGCTGTCTCGCAACGCGGCATACCGCCGCATCCACGAACGGGAAACCGCCGACGACGACGGCGACGGCGTGCCGGACATCTATCAGCCTTGA